One window from the genome of Garra rufa chromosome 1, GarRuf1.0, whole genome shotgun sequence encodes:
- the gh1 gene encoding somatotropin — protein MINDFEDSLLPEERRQLSKIFPLSFCNSDYIEAPTGKDETQKSSMLKLLRISFRLIESWELPSQTLSETVSNSLTAGNPNQITEKLADLKMGISVLIKGCLDGQPNMDDNDSLSLPFDDFYFTTGESNLRGNFRLLACFKKDMHKVETYLRVANCRRSLDSNCTL, from the exons ATGATTAATGACTTT GAGGACAGCCTGTTGCCTGAGGAGCGCAGACAACTGAGTAAAATCTTCCCTCTGtctttctgcaattctgactacaTCGAGGCACCCACTGGAAAGGATGAAACACAGAAGAGCTCT atgttgaagctCCTTCGCATCTCTTTTCGCCTCATTGAGTCCTGGGAGTTGCCCAGTCAGACCCTGAGCGAAACCGTCTCGAACAGCCTGACCGCCGGGAACCCCAACCAGATCACCGAGAAGCTGGCCGACTTAAAGATGGGCATCAGTGTGCTCATCAAG GGATGTCTCGATGGTCAACCAAACATGGATGACAACGACTCTCTGTCGCTGCCTTTTGATGACTTCTACTTTACCACGGGGGAGAGCAACCTCAGAGGAAACTTTCGCCTGCTGGCTTGTTTCAAGAAGGACATGCACAAGGTGGAAACCTACCTGAGGGTTGCAAATTGCCGGAGATCTTTGGATTCCAACTGCACCCTGTAG
- the rdm1 gene encoding RAD52 motif-containing protein 1 codes for MDIEVDIIEFKVPLENNKTIFVWDIQPTFSEAYIYESLWSVYSVFGALYLLKVCPNATVAEPGFYALVKFYSSAQASKAQRATDKQCLFQSSPLKVRLSTKQNMSFYSSRPLSLSKCQNLAHHYLGFAGWSTRIVTLKDISRCVDAGCQEETDDQSVLLKYGCIAELTFPQHGMSCRGVGVAEEIIDNDRDPEEKLRKRGTLMKRAKDKAVVAAFEKVLVMILGNGKVAIEIKFDPDEILPEENSEGVIKVNDISWNEFKGADSNTEEDFPWDLTVDLPY; via the exons ATGGATATTGAAGTCGATATAATTGAGTTTAAAGTCCCTCTCGAAAATAACAAAACTATTTTCGTTTGGGACATTCAGCCAACATTTTCAGAGGCTTACATTTAT GAGTCCCTGTGGAGCGTGTATTCGGTATTTGGTGCTCTCTACCTGCTGAAGGTCTGCCCCAATGCCACAGTGGCAGAGCCTGGCTTCTATGCATTGGTGAAGTTCTACTCATCGGCACAGGCGTCCAAAGCTCAGCGGGCCACTGATAAACAGTGTCTTTTCCagagttctcctttaaag GTCCGATTGAGCACAAAGCAGAATATGTCCTTCTATAGCTCTAGACCTCTCAGCCTTTCCAAATGTCAAAACCTGGCTCATCACTATCTGGGCTTTGCTGGCTGGTCTACTCGCATTGTTACT TTGAAGGACATCTCAAGATGTGTGGATGCAGGGTGCCAAGAAGAAACAGATGACCAGAGTGTGCTTTTGAAATATGGCTGCATAGCGGAGTTGACCTTCCCACAGCATGGAATGAGCTGCCGTGGGGTCGGTGTGGCAGAGGAGATAATAGACAACGATCGAG ATCCAGAGGAAAAGCTCAGGAAAAGAGGGACACTAATGAAACGTGCCAAAGATAAAGCTGTGGTCGCTGCCTTTGAAAAAGTGCTGGTCATGATCTTGG GAAATGGGAAAGTAGCAATTGAGATCAAGTTCGATCCAGATGAGATCCTTCCAGAGGAGAATTCAGAAGGAGTCATAAAA GTAAACGACATCTCCTGGAATGAGTTTAAAGGTGCTGACAGTAACACTGAGGAGGATTTCCCATGGGACCTCACAGTGGACCTCCCTTATTGA